A single genomic interval of Leishmania panamensis strain MHOM/PA/94/PSC-1 chromosome 25 sequence harbors:
- a CDS encoding hypothetical protein (TriTrypDB/GeneDB-style sysID: LpmP.25.0120), with protein MTLSSSFNTVTDKNRFTSLELLLQKLSHYVGRRQYRMASDLTQHLEQFKALGIDWHELKFLQRGELVELFSGPLKLNHAERAVLLTALEAKVCGVLCRDTTRHSTKLCLNPGVVEHGWRCGEDGHTNDVYFEGKEQANPAVLQLAHRSVSRVARRDGIDVEVRHEPDFAIVGRNSTELNPRIWNAPKHSTFVVTPIGYEFRVHPDDPRAVHQIEQAAAEWELHLEVVQQVISEVLELYAVERGEQALHLMPGEIGEPDVPEVYSSAFHTRRSSSLQPKEDGAVTEHRMMSASGAERPWFQTPLPQRFTRGVPKLLPFAPTIILHSTFRSIERDISSADVNRRLMQPVMDISCLVHPNACFGWNAEEEERSTRLILDYAKRMPFALPFNLYFRVDPAKVLRAKPALVVEKDTLLRAKFSLFDLRHFRSAARTTAAESDDALHPTEQESTHGCASVTPL; from the coding sequence ATGACGCTCAGCTCCTCGTTCAACACCGTCACCGATAAGAACCGCTTCACCTCATTGGAACTCTTGCTGCAGAAGCTCAGCCACTACGTTGGACGCCGTCAATACAGGATGGCGTCTGATCTGACGCAGCATCTGGAGCAGTTCAAGGCGCTCGGCATCGACTGGCACGAACTCAAGTTTCTCCAGCGAGGCGAGCTCGTCGAGCTATTTAGTGGCCCATTGAAGCTCAACCATGCGGAGCGGGCGGTGCTACTCACTGCATTGGAGGCAAAGGTCTGCGGTGTGCTCTGCCGCGATACAACACGGCACTCCACGAAGCTGTGCCTGAATCCCGGTGTGGTGGAGcatgggtggcgctgtggtgaGGACGGGCACACAAATGACGTGTACTTCGAAGGGAAGGAGCAGGCGAACCCGGCGGTGCTCCAGTTGGCACACCGCTCTGTGTCTCGTGTGGCGCGTCGTGATGGCATCGACGTGGAGGTGCGTCATGAGCCCGACTTCGCCATTGTGGGCCGCAACTCGACTGAGCTGAACCCACGAATCTGGAATGCACCAAAACACAGCACATTTGTGGTGACGCCGATTGGCTATGAGTTTCGCGTCCACCCCGACGATCCGCGCGCCGTGCACCAGATTGAgcaagccgctgctgagtgGGAGCTGCACCTGGAAGTTGTGCAGCAAGTCATCTCTGAGGTGCTAGAATTGTACGCCGTAGAGCGGGGAGAGCAGGCGTTGCATCTGATGCCAGGCGAAATAGGCGAACCGGACGTGCCGGAGGtgtacagcagcgcgttTCATACACGGCGATCATCCTCATTGCAACCCAAAGAGGACGGTGCAGTCACAGAACACCGCATGATGAGCGCGAGTGGGGCCGAGAGGCCGTGGTTCCAGACACCGCTACCGCAGCGATTCACGCGTGGGGTGCCGAAGCTGCTTCCCTTCGCGCCAACGATCATCTTGCATAGCACCTTCCGGAGCATCGAGCGCGACATCAGCTCTGCCGATGTGAATCGCCGACTAATGCAGCCAGTCATGGACATTTCGTGCCTTGTGCACCCAAACGCGTGCTTCGGGTGGaatgcagaggaggaggagcgttCGACACGACTCATCCTGGACTACGCCAAGCGCATGCCATTCGCGCTCCCGTTCAACTTATATTTTCGTGTCGATCCTGCCAAGGTTCTTCGTGCGAAACCCGCCTTGGTTGTGGAGAAAGACACCTTACTACGTGCAAaattctctctcttcgacTTGCGCCATTTTCGCTCAGCTGCGCGGACAACGGCGGCCGAATCAGATGATGCGTTGCACCCTACAGAACAGGAGAGTACGCACGGCTGTGCGTCTGTGACGCCGCTCTGA
- a CDS encoding elongation factor, putative (TriTrypDB/GeneDB-style sysID: LpmP.25.0140) translates to MRRLFASSVVVLAALTRRLHTREDVRNIAVIAHVDHGKTTLVDSMLSQSGTVANAHNRVMDSKDQERERGITILAKNTAIVLDNGKRRINIVDTPGHLDFSGEVERALQMVEGIILLVDAKEGVRPGTRYVLRKALSLHLRPIVCLNKIDKDDLNIAKTEKAVEDLFLEAAQDESQLEMKFLYGSGRNGYMNEEPRQEGTLAPLFDTIFSTVPAPKAEDEQTLQMLVAQVDEDEQNGTKLAIGRIYNGAVQTGDVVTVALEERQTDALVKSIHLYCGVQKMPVTRASYGDICILELQEPIGMKVPLKIGGTIGKQSAVKLFPYKKPDDPTYSLVLQESEASWKGKEATEAMGKMPLIQRRLDREAMVNTALQLKSLNAKQIIMYGRGPLHLSVIIEDMRREGYEFEIQAPRVLTRMIDGVTCEPFERLLLEFKDNLVSDVVSFLSSKMGEIGEIEPLSNGRILMECVMPVRLMSNVPLKFHTLTGGDGVLNHQFDSYRPMAAIDTERDTGALISVENGEVTDWSLSGFGTQGRFFVLPGDQVHYGQIIGENQKTSLQNLGVNVCKRNEQLGGMRANANDKANSRRGPYSAVRYTFEDCAAWVTDDELVTVTPKSIRMRKPGFNGKTSMRSLKRK, encoded by the coding sequence ATGCGCCGACTCTTTGCGTCGTCTGTCGTCGTGTTGGCGGCGCTAACGCGACGCCTGCACACACGGGAGGACGTGCGCAACATCGCGGTTATTGCCCACGTCGATCACGGCAAGACGACCCTTGTGGATAGCATGCTGAGTCAGTCCGGCACTGTGGCGAATGCGCACAACCGTGTGATGGACAGCAAGGAtcaggagagggagcgcgGCATCACCATCCTGGCCAAGAACACGGCCATTGTCCTAGACAACGGAAAGCGTCGCATCAACATCGTGGACACACCTGGTCACCTGGACTTCTCCGGCGAGGTGGAGCGTGCACTGCAGATGGTCGAGGGCATTATCCTCTTGGTCGATGCAAAGGAGGGCGTCCGCCCTGGCACGCGGTACGTCCTGCGTAAGgcactctccctccacctgcGACCCATCGTGTGTCTCAACAAGATCGACAAGGACGACCTCAACATCgcaaagacagagaaggcCGTCGAGGACTTGTTCCTGGAGGCAGCACAAGATGAAAGTCAGCTCGAAATGAAGTTCTTGTACGGCTCTGGGCGCAACGGGTACATGAACGAGGAGCCCAGGCAGGAAGGCACCCTGGCCCCGCTCTTCGACACGATTTTTAGCACTGTGCCAGCACCCAAGGCGGAGGATGAACAGACCCTGCAGATGCTGGTCGCCCAGGTCGACGAAGACGAGCAGAACGGCACGAAGCTTGCGATTGGCCGCATCTACAACGGCGCCGTGCAAACCGGCGATGTCGTCACGGTTGCGCTCGAGGAAAGGCAAACAGACGCCCTGGTGAAGTCGATTCACCTCTACTGCGGTGTGCAGAAGATGCCCGTGACGAGGGCCAGCTACGGAGACATCTGCATCCTCGAACTACAGGAGCCGATCGGGATGAAGGTGCCGCTGAAGATCGGGGGTACGATTGGCAAGCAGAGCGCGGTAAAATTGTTTCCGTACAAGAAGCCCGACGACCCGACCTACAGCCTTGTCCtgcaagagagcgaggccAGCTGGAAGGGCAAAGAGGCGACTGAGGCCATGGGAAAGATGCCCCTTATCCAGCGCCGGCTCGACCGGGAGGCAATGGTGAACACGGCTCTGCAGCTCAAGAGTCTCAACGCAAAGCAGATCATCATGTACGGTCGCGGCCCGCTGCATCTTTCCGTCATCATCGAAGACATGCGGCGCGAGGGTTACGAGTTTGAGATTCAGGCACCGCGGGTGCTGACGCGCATGATCGACGGCGTGACATGCGAGCCGTTcgagcgactgctgctggagttCAAAGACAACCTCGTGTCTGACGTTGTTTCGTTTCTGAGCTCCAAGATGGGCGAAATTGGCGAGATCGAGCCGCTGTCGAATGGGCGCATCCTCATGGAATGTGTGATGCCAGTGCGCCTCATGTCGAATGTGCCGCTGAAATTTCACACCCTCActggcggtgacggtgtgCTGAACCACCAGTTCGACTCGTACCGTCCAATGGCCGCCATCGATACGGAGCGAGATACTGGCGCCCTTATATCTGTCGAAAATGGCGAGGTGACGGACTGGTCGCTCTCCGGCTTCGGCACGCAGGGACGCTTCTTCGTCCTCCCTGGTGACCAGGTGCACTATGGCCAGATTATCGGTGAGAACCAGAAGACGTCGCTGCAGAACCTCGGCGTGAACGTGTGCAAGCGCAACGAGCAGCTTGGCGGCATGCGAGCAAACGCCAACGATAAGGCTAACAGCAGAAGAGGCCCCTACAGCGCGGTGCGCTACACTTTCGAGGACTGCGCTGCATGGGTGACGGACGATGAGCTTGTTACCGTGACGCCCAAGTCGATACGCATGCGCAAGCCAGGGTTCAATGGAAAGACCAGTATGCGCTCCCTGAAGAGGAAGTGA
- a CDS encoding Qc-SNARE protein, putative (TriTrypDB/GeneDB-style sysID: LpmP.25.0100): MQSSLYGNSRVTKASSSASNRYEHMEEEIHRENEAMLQALSSSVKHMKAVASHLNREAEEQNELLKSLDKAFQTARGGVHSAVNSVKSIMGRYGWRYTAVFGFMGFLLLYFIYAVFVKRA; encoded by the coding sequence ATGCAATCGTCTCTCTACGGGAACTCGAGGGTGACGAAGGCGTCGAGCAGTGCCTCTAACCGCTACGAGcacatggaggaggagattcACCGCGAGAATGAGGCGATGTTGCAGgcactcagcagcagtgtgAAGCATATGAAAGCGGTAGCCAGTCATCTGAACcgtgaggcggaggagcaaaATGAACTTCTCAAGTCACTCGACAAGGCCTTCCAGACCGCTCGTGGTGGCGTGCACTCGGCGGTCAACTCCGTCAAGAGTATAATGGGGCGCTACGGGTGGAGGTACACCGCCGTCTTTGGCTTTATGGGCTTCTTGCTTCTGTACTTCATCTACGCTGTCTTTGTGAAGCGGGCCTGA
- a CDS encoding DNA-directed RNA polymerase I subunit, putative (TriTrypDB/GeneDB-style sysID: LpmP.25.0150), with amino-acid sequence MLRSEVLDAEVAKSVGAHSAAVTPFAERRSGLYLTKFEVARIIGERAKQITSGAAMSLPGTTTGLDSVEIAERCTNPRSLAVDPVMMAKYDLLQRKIRMLVRRTWPDGVVETIPVNELMVDVTMLNLQY; translated from the coding sequence ATGCTGCGCTCCGAAGTGCTTGACGCCGAGGTAGCGAAGAGTGTCGGCGCTCATTCCGCCGCGGTGACACCGTTtgcggagcggcgcagcggtcTGTACTTGACCAAGTTCGAAGTTGCCCGCATCATCGGCGAGCGCGCCAAGCAGATcaccagcggtgccgccaTGTCGCTTCCTGGTACCACGACTGGACTCGATTCTGTGGAGATAGCGGAGCGCTGCACAAACCCGCGCTCGCTTGCTGTAGATCCAGTCATGATGGCCAAGTACGACCTCCTGCAGCGTAAAATTCGAATGCTGGTGCGCCGCACATGGCCGGATGGTGTCGTTGAAACGATTCCCGTGAATGAGCTCATGGTGGACGTGACGATGCTGAACCTACAGTATTAG
- a CDS encoding hypothetical protein (TriTrypDB/GeneDB-style sysID: LpmP.25.0080): MRRGVPVARQSRRRCGGSRQATRTKDFFEGRGERQAAAMEQVPALLPAADTPSPIARPAQTAAFFLASFDPFVFSYCTFDFPTILHHVAELHEYELLDRPESLLISPKSLFLQSSVRFRFGYERQQRLALVLQSLLHEHDESDRSPVSCAHALGVACPLLVPFLRGVCLSVETQHPFAPQAAYVLEELLASGFVSPALYLDGDYGDRRNTLAQLLQLVAREFGSRSALVTGLLLGKEQATPQDAVAVGRLVNHTLATADRRRLDWSLKARGAMRQKLTPKHGWTLGPPLPSSGQRKK, translated from the coding sequence ATGCGGCGAGGTGTCCCAGTTGCTCGACAGAGCCGCCGAAGGTGTGGAGGTTCTCGGCAAGCCACAAGAACGAAGGATTTTtttgaggggagaggggagcggcaagcggcagcgatggagcAGGTGCCAGCGCTTCTCCCAGCAGCTGACACACCTTCACCGATTGCACGGCCTGCTCAGACAGCTGCATTCTTCCTGGCCTCTTTTGACCCTTTTGTCTTTAGCTACTGCACGTTCGATTTCCCGACGATTCTGCACCATGTAGCAGAACTGCACGAGTATGAGCTGTTGGATCGCCCAGAATCGCTGTTGATCTCTCCGAAGAGCTTGTTTCTACAGTCGAGTGTGCGTTTCCGATTCGGCTatgagaggcagcagcgcttggCGTTGGTGCTTCAGAGCCTCCTTCATGAGCACGATGAGTCGGATCGTTCCCCGGTGTCCTGCGCTCATGCGCTTGGCGTGGCGTGCCCGCTTCTCGTTCCCTTCTTACGTGGTGTTTGCCTCTCCGTGGAGACGCAGCACCCGTTTGCTCCACAGGCAGCCTACGTGCTCGAGGAGTTGCTTGCCAGCGGCTTCGTCTCCCCGGCACTCTACCTCGACGGCGACTACGGAGACCGCCGCAACActctcgcgcagcttctgcagctcgTCGCCAGGGAGTTTGGAAGTAGGAGTGCTCTCGTTACTGGACTGCTTCTTGGCAAAGAACAAGCCACGCCGCAAGATGCTGTAGCCGTGGGCCGCCTCGTGAATCACACACTTGCGACAGCGGACCGTCGTCGTCTCGACTGGTCATTGAAGGCTCGAGGAGCAATGCGGCAAAAACTCACGCCGAAGCATGGGTGGACGCTTGGTCCTCCACTTCCTTCTTcagggcaaagaaaaaaatag
- a CDS encoding hypothetical protein (TriTrypDB/GeneDB-style sysID: LpmP.25.0110) has protein sequence MATPAIAKMRARSRQQPMRLSDEQKLKRREERENKKSAIPKWLVWSMLVIVVGSSLVNIYFSVVQSPRRME, from the coding sequence ATGGCCACTCCCGCCATCGCTAAAATGCGTGCCCGCAGCCGCCAACAGCCGATGCGGCTGTCTGATGAACAGAAGCTGAAGCGtcgagaggagcgagagaacaAGAAGTCGGCCATCCCGAAGTGGCTTGTCTGGAGCATGCTCGTCATCGTTGTCGGATCGTCGCTAGTTAACATCTACTTCTCTGTGGTGCAGTCACCGAGGAGGATGGAATAA
- a CDS encoding electron transfer flavoprotein, putative (TriTrypDB/GeneDB-style sysID: LpmP.25.0130), translating into MFRTLPNYLKVAVCVKRVVDYTVKVRVKDNKVQTANSKMSVNPFDEIAMEEAIQLKEKKIADEVVAITIGSKKAEEVLRTAMALGCDKAVHVVVPEAAEESLESLAVAQVLQKLHEEIKPDIWVLGKQAVDGDFGCTAQLLAGLLDIPQGTFVSKVEVTNQKITVTREVDAGRQVVELSMPCVLAADLRLNTPRFPKLPNIMKARKKPIDTKDVAAFGVDITPRLTTETVTEPATRKAGIKLKTVDEFYDKLHEAKVL; encoded by the coding sequence ATGTTCCGCACACTGCCGAATTACCTCAAGGTCGCGGTGTGCGTGAAGCGCGTTGTAGACTACACGGTCAAGGTGCGTGTAAAAGACAACAAGGTGCAGACAGCCAACTCGAAAATGAGCGTGAACCCGTTCGACGAAATtgcgatggaggaggcgattCAACtcaaagagaagaaaattGCAGATGAGGTGGTGGCCATTACGATTGGTAGCAAAAAAGCCGAGGAGGTGCTACGCACGGCTATGGCGCTTGGGTGCGATAAAGCCGTGCACGTTGTCGTTccggaggcagcagaggaatCATTGGAGTCGTTGGCGGTTGCTCAGGTACTGCAAAAGTTGCACGAGGAGATCAAGCCAGACATTTGGGTCCTGGGCAAGCAGGCCGTCGACGGCGACTTTGGGTGCACGGCACAGTTGCTCGCCGGACTGCTAGACATTCCGCAGGGCACCTTTGTCTCTAAGGTGGAGGTGACGAACCAGAAGATTACTGTGACACGTGAGGTCGATGCCGGCCGTCAGGTCGTGGAGCTCTCGATGCCGTGTGTTCTGGCGGCAGATCTGCGCCTCAACACGCCCCGCTTCCCGAAGCTGCCGAACATAATGAAGGCGCGCAAGAAGCCCATCGACACGAAGGACGTGGCAGCGTTCGGCGTGGACATTACACCGCGCCTCACAACGGAGACCGTGACCGAACCTGCCACCCGCAAGGCCGGTATCAAGCTGAAGACAGTGGACGAGTTCTACGACAAGTTGCACGAGGCAAAGGTACTGTAG
- a CDS encoding hypothetical protein (TriTrypDB/GeneDB-style sysID: LpmP.25.0060) has protein sequence MELASSFSLLHAKLSKLGFRDWTSVSEGDVMTGNPHTYALFLRFLYHRFPAATAALICKHEWFILEHSDVNIGAATVRLLAVEAGETHGISGAQFSRCKYASAKVAMCHSLLRLLRSLTPQSLPTRNLARVPVVSRTPKVLCKPATVLPASSVAADMIDQRRHELNSLRRS, from the coding sequence ATGGAGCTTGCTTCTAGCTTTTCTCTGTTGCACGCCAAGCTGTCAAAGCTTGGCTTTCGTGACTGGACCTCGGTGAGCGAGGGCGATGTCATGACCGGCAATCCTCACACTTACGCGCTCTTCCTGCGCTTTTTGTACCACCGCTTtcccgccgccaccgcagcactgaTTTGCAAGCACGAGTGGTTCATCCTGGAGCACAGCGACGTAAACATTGGTGCCGCAACGGTGCGTCTGCTCGCCGTGGAGGCGGGTGAGACGCACGGCATATCGGGCGCCCAATTTAGTCGCTGCAAGTACGCCTCGGCCAAGGTGGCCATGTGTCATTCACTTCTGCGTCTCCTTCGCTCCCTTACGCCCCAGTCCTTGCCAACCAGGAACCTAGCACGCGTTCCTGTAGTCTCTCGGACCCCGAAGGTGCTGTGTAAGCCAGCCACAGTTTTGCCAGCATCCTCCGTCGCGGCAGACATGATAGACCAGCGAAGACACGAACTGAACTCCCTGCGGCGCTCCTAG
- a CDS encoding hypothetical protein (TriTrypDB/GeneDB-style sysID: LpmP.25.0070): MSAVEINEAETAPMNENDQFFKDLTWTQRIQGFCVLLSLALFSTLMSWFALGMGAYWKYSALSTLGTFLSMLSTIVLMGPSAQLAYMFDEYRFNATLLYIGSMFLAFFVAIIFRSVLLCLLCGLLQYAALVWYSLSYVPYGRETLVGIVLRR; the protein is encoded by the coding sequence ATGTCAGCGGTAGAAATCAATGAAGCGGAGACTGCGCCGATGAATGAGAACGACCAATTCTTCAAGGACCTTACATGGACACAACGAATTCAAGGTTTTTGTGTTCTCTTGTCGCTAGCGCTCTTTTCGACGCTGATGAGCTGGTTTGCTCTGGGTATGGGGGCCTACTGGAAATACAGTGCGCTATCGACCCTTGGTACCTTTCTCTCCATGCTAAGCACCATCGTGCTCATGGGCCCCTCAGCCCAGCTTGCGTACATGTTCGACGAGTACCGCTTTAATGCCACGCTGCTGTACATTGGCTCTATGTTTCTCGCCTTCTTTGTAGCTATCATCTTCAGGTCCGTCTTGCTATGTCTTCTGTGTGGTCTTCTGCAGTACGCCGCCCTGGTGTGGTACTCCCTCTCTTACGTCCCCTACGGCCGCGAGACACTTGTCGGTATCGTACTGCGCCGCTGA
- the PABP3 gene encoding poly(A)-binding protein 3, putative (TriTrypDB/GeneDB-style sysID: LpmP.25.0090), producing the protein MAAPVQRTSVFVGDLPVDLPRPEEAINNLFSSVAPVVSVKVCRDIATQRSLGYGYVNFQTTADAEKVIDALNFTGIAPGRYIRVMFAIRDPLQRKSGANNIFVKKLDAAVSAKALQAAFSRCGRVLSCKVALDSEGHSKGYGFVQFETADGAKAALDMNGAKVGDSEVEVAPFVRRVDREAMAAKSFRNIYIKNIKATATEVDMRTTLEKFGKVTSLFLAEHAPFLTKFALAVFEEHEAAVKAITELNESEESGLTEEAVKLVVCRALSKSERDRERKKTASLYQNHGRNLYVKHLPDDITDDKLREIFAPFGKITSCAIMRESNGSLRGFAFVCFEDKQHATAAMRELNGRSLENSKKPLYVSQAEQKDMRIRLLQQRRAAMRHQTRMAPPMNTFPQQWPRQPFPHMVQPMMLPPPPPNMGMPQFMSGPMVRRPVMDAHPRQGEPMRPPNRYTYPREQYQPQPQPRQDGIDVNYLNTLSPEQQKNYLGELLYSRIMPVESFNAAKITGMLLEMSREEIFEVLRDHFALLAKIQEANAVLQQHSGN; encoded by the coding sequence ATGGCCGCCCCAGTGCAACGCACCTCTGTCTTCGTGGGCGACTTGCCGGTCGACCTGCCTCGTCCAGAGGAAGCAATCAACAACCTCTTTAGCAGTGTTGCGCCCGTGGTTTCCGTGAAGGTTTGTCGCGACATTGCAACGCAGCGCTCCTTAGGCTACGGCTACGTTAATTTCCAGACTACTGCGGATGCCGAGAAGGTGATTGACGCACTCAACTTCACAGGCATTGCGCCGGGGCGTTACATCCGCGTCATGTTTGCCATCCGCGATCCGCTGCAGCGTAAGAGTGGCGCGAACAACATCTTCGTTAAAAAGCTGGATGCTGCTGTCAGTGCCAaagcgctgcaggcggcctTCTCCAGGTGCGGTCGCGTGCTGTCGTGCAAGGTGGCCCTCGACTCGGAGGGCCACTCGAAAGGCTATGGTTTCGTGCAGTTCGAGACAGCTGACGGCGCGAAGGCCGCACTGGACATGAATGGTGCAAAGGTGGGGGATAGCGAGGTAGAGGTGGCCCCGTTTGTCCGCCGTGTCGACCGCGAGGCGATGGCCGCCAAATCCTTCCGGAACATCTACATCAAGAACATCAAGGCCACTGCAACGGAGGTGGACATGAGGACGACCTTGGAGAAATTCGGCAAGGTgacttccctctttctcgcgGAACACGCACCTTTCCTGACTAAATTTGCACTTGCCGTCTTCGAGGAGCACGAGGCTGCCGTGAAGGCAATCACAGAACTGAACGAATCGGAAGAGAGTGGCCTgacggaggaggcagtgaagCTCGTCGTGTGCCGCGCGCTCTCCAAGAGTGAGCGCGACCGTGAGCGGAAGAAGACCGCTTCCCTCTACCAGAACCACGGCCGAAACCTCTACGTGAAGCACCTCCCTGACGACATCACGGATGACAAGCTGCGCGAGATCTTCGCGCCGTTTGGCAAGATTACCTCATGCGCCATCATGAGGGAGTCCAATGGGAGCCTCAGAGGTTTCGCCTTTGTCTGCTTTGAAGACAAGCAGCAcgccacggcggcgatgcgggAGCTCAATGGCCGGTCCTTAGAGAACTCCAAGAAGCCCCTCTATGTGAGTCAGGCGGAGCAGAAGGATATGCGCATCCgcctgcttcagcagcgccgtgcggCGATGCGCCACCAGACCCGTATGGCGCCCCCAATGAACACGTTTCCGCAACAATGGCCACGCCAGCCATTCCCGCACATGGTGCAGCCCATgatgctgccaccaccgccgccgaacATGGGGATGCCGCAATTCATGTCTGGCCCAATGGTGCGCCGCCCTGTCATGGATGCACACCCTAGACAAGGCGAACCCATGCGTCCGCCGAACCGCTACACGTATCCGCGAGAGCAGTATcaaccgcagccgcagccgcgtcAGGACGGCATTGACGTGAACTATCTCAACACCCTCTCCccggagcagcagaagaacTACCTTGGCGAGCTTCTCTACAGTCGTATCATGCCAGTGGAGTCGTTCAACGCTGCCAAGATTACGGGTATGCTGCTCGAGATGAGTCGAGAGGAGATCTTTGAAGTCCTGCGCGACCACTTTGCCCTTCTCGCCAAGATTCAGGAGGCAAACGCagtgctccagcagcactccGGCAACTAG